A genomic window from Thermoleophilaceae bacterium includes:
- the sucD gene encoding succinate--CoA ligase subunit alpha, which produces MSILVDKGTKLVVTGLTGREGSFHGLNNKRYGTDVVAGVTPGKGGLDVEGIPVFNTIGDAVEQAGANTAMIFVPPRFAADSILEAAEAGIALIVCITEGIPVHDMLRVYTHIKRSETTRLIGPNCPGVLSPGKANVGIIPAHFFSEGNVGLVSRSGTLTYQIGNELAQRGLGNSSIVGIGGDPVPGSSFIDVITLFEQDPETDVIVMCGEIGGEEEELTAKFIADNVSKPVVGYIAGFTAPEGKTMGHAGAIVSGSKGTAAAKAEALEACGVRVGRTPTEVAEIATELAKAAVS; this is translated from the coding sequence ATGAGCATCCTGGTCGACAAGGGGACGAAGCTCGTCGTGACCGGTCTGACCGGACGCGAGGGCAGCTTCCACGGCCTCAACAACAAGCGCTACGGCACCGACGTCGTGGCCGGCGTGACGCCGGGCAAGGGCGGGCTCGACGTTGAGGGCATCCCCGTGTTCAACACGATCGGCGACGCCGTGGAGCAGGCCGGCGCGAACACGGCGATGATCTTCGTGCCGCCGCGTTTCGCCGCCGACTCCATCCTGGAGGCGGCCGAGGCGGGTATCGCGCTGATCGTCTGCATCACGGAGGGCATCCCGGTGCACGACATGCTGCGCGTGTACACGCACATCAAGCGCAGCGAGACCACGCGCCTGATCGGGCCGAACTGCCCGGGCGTACTGTCGCCCGGGAAGGCCAACGTGGGGATCATCCCGGCGCACTTCTTCTCAGAGGGCAACGTGGGGCTCGTGTCGCGCTCGGGCACGCTCACCTACCAGATCGGCAACGAGCTGGCCCAACGCGGCCTCGGCAACTCCTCGATCGTCGGGATCGGTGGCGACCCCGTGCCGGGCTCGTCCTTCATCGACGTGATCACTCTGTTCGAGCAGGACCCCGAGACCGACGTGATCGTGATGTGCGGCGAGATCGGCGGCGAGGAGGAGGAGCTCACCGCGAAGTTCATCGCCGACAACGTGTCGAAGCCGGTGGTGGGCTACATCGCGGGCTTCACCGCGCCGGAGGGCAAGACGATGGGACACGCCGGCGCGATCGTGAGCGGCTCGAAGGGCACCGCGGCGGCGAAGGCCGAGGCGCTCGAGGCGTGCGGTGTGAGGGTCGGGCGCACGCCCACCGAGGTGGCGGAGATTGCCACCGAGCTGGCCAAGGCCGCCGTCTCCTAG
- a CDS encoding IPT/TIG domain-containing protein, which translates to MSRRTLLLALLAIPVFFLAAIPATAKKAKASKAPVVKSIHPLKLKIGDKLTIHGSGFIKGRHKDTVVFMGAGKRVVWVKADKASTKTITVTLPTKLAVLLSDKSGAQKPTRLLVRVIARRSGRAFTKRAKSPIVSPNASIQSGTPQAEPCPGYSNANADSDGDMLSNGLELALGTNPCKADSDGDGVSDGYEYQAALDLNRNANSSAIPWPSASKRPYPNPLDPSDANTDFDGDSLTLFEEYEASFAWALGIDPAHKLQTFLPYPPNPNPYNDVMVVSYSDGDQTTNPTAQGNPIGDPTGPAAPCSPGQGPTTQSGFDVNGNGTAGDNGDVLSYQAAGGSFVDSATTPLGWMNSFNQNGGADCFLSDDEKDIDGDGLSNFTEAHGPLSGQKWWNSLVPKDGNYPVSYDGTNWLNADSDGDGILDGSDDQDHDGYTNIEESLPQGGAENPEQSQSLWHYPVENVYPNVNAFNPCLPNIMSPACPRHPGVGDTYAPIPADSPQATFNTWPRPAP; encoded by the coding sequence ATGAGTCGTCGCACCCTCCTGCTGGCCCTCCTCGCCATTCCGGTCTTCTTCCTGGCCGCGATTCCCGCTACCGCCAAGAAGGCGAAGGCCTCGAAGGCGCCGGTGGTGAAGTCGATTCACCCCCTCAAGCTGAAGATCGGCGACAAGCTCACGATCCACGGCAGCGGCTTCATCAAGGGCCGCCACAAGGACACGGTGGTGTTCATGGGCGCCGGCAAGCGCGTGGTGTGGGTGAAGGCCGACAAGGCCAGCACGAAGACCATCACGGTCACGCTCCCCACGAAGCTCGCCGTGCTGCTCTCGGACAAGAGCGGCGCCCAGAAGCCCACCCGGCTGCTCGTGCGCGTGATCGCGCGCAGGTCAGGCCGCGCGTTCACGAAGCGCGCGAAGTCGCCGATCGTGTCCCCCAACGCGAGCATCCAGTCCGGCACGCCGCAGGCTGAGCCCTGCCCCGGCTACAGCAACGCGAACGCGGACAGCGACGGCGACATGCTCAGCAACGGGCTCGAGCTCGCCCTCGGCACGAATCCCTGCAAGGCGGACAGCGATGGCGACGGCGTGAGCGACGGTTACGAGTACCAGGCGGCGCTCGACCTCAACCGCAACGCGAACTCGAGCGCGATCCCGTGGCCCTCGGCCAGCAAGCGCCCCTACCCGAACCCGCTCGATCCGAGCGACGCGAACACCGACTTCGACGGCGACTCACTGACCCTCTTCGAGGAGTACGAGGCCTCCTTCGCCTGGGCGCTCGGGATCGATCCCGCGCACAAGCTCCAGACCTTCCTTCCCTACCCGCCGAACCCGAACCCGTACAACGACGTGATGGTCGTGTCCTACAGCGACGGCGACCAGACGACGAACCCGACCGCGCAGGGCAACCCGATCGGCGATCCCACGGGCCCCGCGGCGCCGTGCTCGCCCGGCCAGGGCCCCACCACGCAGAGCGGCTTCGACGTGAACGGCAACGGCACGGCCGGCGACAACGGCGACGTGCTCAGCTACCAGGCCGCCGGCGGCTCCTTCGTCGACTCGGCCACCACGCCGCTCGGCTGGATGAACTCCTTCAACCAGAACGGCGGAGCCGACTGCTTCCTGAGCGACGACGAGAAGGACATCGACGGCGACGGCCTCTCGAACTTCACCGAGGCGCACGGGCCGCTGTCAGGCCAGAAGTGGTGGAACTCGCTGGTGCCGAAGGACGGCAACTATCCGGTGAGCTACGACGGCACCAACTGGCTGAACGCCGACAGCGACGGCGACGGCATCCTCGACGGCTCGGACGACCAGGACCACGACGGCTACACCAACATCGAGGAGTCGCTCCCGCAGGGCGGCGCCGAGAACCCCGAGCAGTCGCAGTCGCTCTGGCACTACCCGGTGGAGAACGTCTATCCGAACGTGAACGCGTTCAACCCGTGCCTGCCGAACATCATGTCGCCGGCCTGCCCGCGGCACCCCGGCGTGGGTGACACGTACGCGCCGATCCCGGCGGACAGCCCGCAGGCCACGTTCAACACCTGGCCGCGGCCGGCTCCCTAG
- a CDS encoding MBL fold metallo-hydrolase codes for MKAVAVHPDAIVVTSLIWQTNATAIRAGGETLLVDSPYFPEELEALPPLLRQAGFEPNALFATHADYDHVLGRFAYPDLTLGVGDPTMERIRAFPGEAQRELRDEDARNYVVRPAPLALAGMQSLPVPGYVELGDQELELHPADGHTSDGTALLARFADLLICGDYLSPVEIPWISNGGSVADYRATLARLAPLVDSVELVVPGHGPPQRRDAALRILHEDADYLDALQRGEEPPVLPEGRDTPRQREIHAENLTTLG; via the coding sequence GTGAAGGCGGTCGCCGTCCATCCGGACGCGATCGTGGTCACGAGCCTGATCTGGCAGACCAACGCAACGGCGATCCGCGCCGGCGGCGAGACGCTCCTGGTGGACTCGCCCTACTTCCCGGAGGAGCTCGAAGCGCTGCCCCCGCTGCTCCGGCAGGCGGGCTTCGAGCCGAACGCCCTGTTCGCCACCCACGCCGACTACGACCATGTGCTTGGACGTTTCGCCTACCCCGATCTGACACTGGGCGTGGGCGACCCGACGATGGAACGCATCCGTGCCTTTCCGGGCGAGGCGCAGCGAGAGCTGAGGGACGAAGACGCGCGCAACTATGTGGTGCGGCCGGCGCCGCTCGCCCTCGCCGGGATGCAGTCGCTGCCGGTGCCGGGCTACGTGGAGCTCGGCGATCAGGAGCTCGAGCTCCATCCGGCGGACGGCCACACGAGTGACGGCACGGCGCTGCTCGCCCGTTTCGCGGATCTGCTGATCTGCGGCGATTACCTCTCGCCGGTGGAGATCCCGTGGATCTCGAACGGCGGCTCGGTGGCGGACTACCGCGCCACGCTCGCGCGCCTCGCGCCGCTCGTGGATTCGGTGGAGCTGGTGGTGCCGGGCCACGGTCCGCCCCAGCGGCGCGACGCGGCGCTGCGCATCCTCCACGAGGATGCGGATTACCTCGACGCACTCCAGCGCGGGGAGGAGCCGCCGGTGCTGCCCGAGGGCCGCGACACGCCGCGCCAGCGGGAGATCCACGCCGAGAATCTGACGACGCTGGGATAA
- a CDS encoding metal-dependent transcriptional regulator: MAQHEATVAEEEYLQTIYWLQEAKLPITGANIARAMQLSAPTVHEMVGRLEADGYVHRKEDKSLEFTESGHEHASAIVRRHRLIERFLTDVLGIPWHEVHEEAERLEHAMSPVLEERMLAAIGDATTCPHGHPIIEGVREEGVPLADVQEGASVRILRFENEAEDLLLYLKEAGLYPGLEGELASSGEDEVAVQAGGRTHAVTRSVAETVSVIADPSPPPRTVLPDKLVLTKDRFGR, translated from the coding sequence ATGGCCCAGCACGAGGCGACTGTCGCCGAGGAGGAGTACCTCCAGACCATCTACTGGCTGCAGGAGGCGAAGCTCCCGATAACCGGCGCGAACATCGCCCGGGCTATGCAGCTCTCGGCGCCGACGGTGCACGAGATGGTGGGCCGCCTCGAGGCGGACGGCTACGTGCACCGCAAGGAGGACAAGTCACTCGAGTTCACCGAGTCAGGACACGAGCATGCCTCGGCCATCGTCCGCCGGCACCGCCTGATCGAGCGCTTCCTAACCGACGTGCTCGGCATCCCGTGGCACGAGGTGCACGAGGAGGCGGAACGGCTCGAGCACGCGATGTCGCCCGTGCTCGAGGAGCGGATGCTCGCCGCCATAGGCGACGCCACCACGTGCCCGCACGGTCACCCGATCATCGAGGGAGTGCGCGAGGAAGGCGTGCCCCTTGCCGACGTGCAGGAGGGCGCGAGTGTGCGCATCCTCCGCTTCGAGAACGAGGCCGAGGACCTGCTGCTCTATCTCAAGGAAGCGGGTCTCTACCCGGGCCTCGAGGGCGAGCTCGCGTCGTCCGGCGAGGACGAGGTGGCGGTGCAGGCCGGCGGCCGCACCCATGCCGTCACCCGCAGCGTGGCCGAGACCGTGTCGGTGATCGCGGACCCCTCGCCTCCCCCGCGCACCGTCCTCCCGGACAAGCTGGTGCTCACCAAGGACCGCTTCGGCCGCTAG
- the sucC gene encoding ADP-forming succinate--CoA ligase subunit beta: protein MDLLEYQGKQLFAKHGVPVPEGKPASTVEEAVAAGEELGYPVVVKAQVLIGGRGKAGGVKLARNRAELEENANAILGMDIKGFTVHELYIEKASEIDEEYYAAILLDRTARRPMAMLSRKGGMDIEAVADEDPSAIAIEHIDPLLGFRDFYGRKLAFEAQIADDVVAPVGAMLGRLYEMFVAEDAVLVEVNPLLITKDRQVVALDSKVTIDGNALYRHKDTAEMRNLSAEDPQEQMARERGLTFVKLDGNIGILGNGAGLVMSTLDVVAQAGGEPANFLDAGGGSKADAIVNAVEVILSNEKVTAVLFNIFGGITRCDEVANGLVTAFKQLQPKVPFVVRLDGTNDEEGRKILAEADLPNVHIEETMLGAADRVVELANS, encoded by the coding sequence ATGGACCTTCTCGAATATCAGGGAAAACAGCTCTTCGCGAAGCACGGCGTGCCGGTGCCTGAGGGCAAGCCCGCTTCCACCGTGGAAGAGGCCGTGGCGGCCGGCGAGGAGCTCGGCTACCCCGTTGTGGTGAAGGCGCAGGTTCTGATTGGGGGCCGCGGCAAGGCGGGCGGCGTGAAGCTCGCGAGGAACAGGGCCGAGCTCGAGGAGAACGCCAACGCGATCCTCGGGATGGACATCAAGGGCTTCACCGTCCACGAGCTCTACATCGAGAAGGCATCGGAGATCGACGAGGAGTACTACGCGGCGATCCTGCTGGACCGCACCGCTCGCAGGCCGATGGCGATGCTGTCGCGCAAGGGCGGCATGGATATCGAGGCTGTTGCAGACGAGGACCCGAGCGCGATCGCGATCGAGCACATCGATCCGCTGCTGGGCTTCCGCGACTTCTACGGCCGCAAGCTTGCTTTCGAGGCGCAGATCGCAGACGACGTGGTGGCGCCGGTCGGCGCGATGCTCGGAAGGCTGTACGAGATGTTCGTCGCAGAGGACGCCGTGCTCGTGGAGGTGAATCCGCTGCTCATCACCAAGGACCGCCAGGTGGTGGCACTCGACTCCAAGGTCACGATCGACGGCAACGCGCTCTACCGGCACAAGGACACCGCCGAGATGCGCAACCTGAGCGCCGAGGATCCGCAGGAGCAGATGGCGCGGGAGCGCGGGCTCACGTTCGTGAAGCTCGACGGCAACATCGGCATCCTCGGCAACGGTGCGGGTCTCGTGATGTCCACTCTGGACGTGGTGGCGCAGGCCGGCGGCGAGCCGGCGAACTTCCTCGATGCCGGCGGCGGCTCCAAGGCCGACGCGATCGTGAACGCCGTGGAGGTGATCCTCTCCAACGAGAAGGTCACCGCCGTGCTCTTCAACATCTTCGGCGGGATCACCCGCTGCGACGAGGTGGCGAACGGGCTCGTGACCGCGTTCAAGCAGCTTCAGCCCAAGGTGCCGTTCGTGGTGCGGCTCGACGGCACGAACGACGAGGAGGGGCGCAAGATCCTCGCCGAGGCGGACCTCCCCAACGTGCACATCGAGGAGACGATGCTGGGCGCGGCAGATCGGGTAGTGGAGCTCGCGAACTCATGA
- a CDS encoding S53 family peptidase, which yields MPVRVARAALLAAASLALLAPAATARTHSRHHSRTRHAVAHGVTPLAAEAPDKAATPSAAGDACTTPAPEHVYAFYHCYTPQQISDAYNVTSLHDAGTLGQHQTIVLVDSYGSPTAANDLQVFHDTFYPDLPKPNFDQVCSGRCHDYNNVANGNGQSGPNAAEGWAGEANLDVEWAYAMAPEAHIVLLAVPPAETEGVQGFPNLFKAIQAAVDRYPSGTVFSQSFGVTEQTFGGAAATQTAKFDQVYKNAIAKGDTVLASSGDDGSSGVSKQQKDTRYYGFPNVGWPASSPYVTAVGGTQLQYGWTWDPTSDTPFKADGDFNAPYWTWTDGGNSEPVWNESWLPAATGGGPSTIYTRPAYQDPVASSIVDTNGSQVDARGVPDLAWNAAVNGGVLVYTSFFPNRDRVGWHVYGGTSAASPQVAGLVALANQQQAEATPPEPPLGALNPLIYKAGGGAYRDVVPQTFGTAVSGQLVNNQLFSYNGDGVAVTPGPVPGLPVTSGWDETTGYGSPDGANWVAAIRAARNAP from the coding sequence ATGCCCGTACGGGTAGCCAGGGCTGCGCTGCTCGCTGCCGCATCGCTGGCGCTTCTCGCGCCGGCGGCGACGGCCCGCACGCACAGCCGCCATCACTCACGGACAAGACACGCCGTCGCGCACGGCGTCACGCCGCTCGCGGCCGAGGCGCCGGACAAGGCCGCGACTCCGAGCGCTGCCGGGGACGCCTGCACGACGCCTGCCCCCGAGCACGTGTACGCGTTCTACCACTGCTACACGCCGCAGCAGATCAGCGACGCCTACAACGTCACGTCGCTGCACGACGCCGGCACGCTCGGCCAGCACCAGACGATCGTGCTCGTGGACAGCTACGGCAGCCCAACCGCGGCGAACGACCTCCAGGTGTTCCACGACACCTTCTATCCCGACCTGCCGAAACCGAACTTCGACCAGGTCTGCTCGGGCAGGTGCCACGACTACAACAACGTGGCGAACGGCAACGGGCAGTCCGGGCCGAACGCGGCCGAGGGCTGGGCCGGTGAGGCCAACCTCGACGTCGAGTGGGCGTACGCGATGGCGCCCGAGGCGCACATCGTGCTGCTCGCCGTGCCGCCCGCGGAGACCGAGGGCGTGCAGGGTTTCCCGAACCTGTTCAAGGCGATCCAGGCGGCCGTCGACAGATATCCGTCTGGCACGGTCTTCTCGCAGAGCTTCGGCGTGACCGAGCAGACGTTCGGCGGCGCCGCAGCGACGCAGACCGCGAAGTTCGATCAGGTCTACAAGAACGCGATCGCCAAGGGCGACACCGTTCTCGCATCCTCTGGCGACGACGGCAGCTCCGGCGTGAGCAAGCAGCAGAAGGACACCCGCTACTACGGCTTCCCCAACGTGGGCTGGCCGGCGTCGAGCCCGTACGTGACCGCGGTGGGCGGCACGCAGCTCCAGTACGGCTGGACCTGGGATCCGACGAGCGACACGCCGTTCAAGGCTGACGGCGATTTCAACGCGCCGTACTGGACGTGGACCGATGGCGGCAACAGCGAGCCGGTGTGGAACGAGTCGTGGCTGCCCGCTGCGACCGGGGGTGGGCCGAGCACGATCTATACGCGTCCGGCCTACCAGGACCCCGTTGCCTCGTCGATCGTCGACACGAACGGCAGCCAGGTGGACGCCCGCGGCGTGCCTGACCTCGCGTGGAACGCGGCCGTGAACGGCGGCGTGCTCGTGTACACGTCGTTCTTCCCGAACCGCGACCGCGTGGGCTGGCACGTGTACGGCGGCACCAGCGCGGCGTCGCCGCAGGTGGCTGGTCTCGTGGCGCTTGCCAACCAGCAGCAGGCGGAGGCGACTCCGCCCGAGCCGCCGCTCGGCGCCCTGAACCCGCTGATCTACAAGGCCGGCGGTGGGGCGTACCGCGACGTGGTTCCGCAGACCTTCGGGACCGCCGTGAGCGGGCAGCTCGTGAACAACCAGCTGTTCTCGTACAACGGGGACGGCGTGGCGGTCACGCCCGGTCCGGTGCCCGGCCTGCCGGTGACGAGCGGGTGGGACGAGACGACCGGCTACGGGTCACCTGACGGCGCGAACTGGGTTGCGGCAATTCGCGCTGCCAGGAACGCGCCGTAG
- a CDS encoding PLP-dependent aminotransferase family protein gives MAEQKLISFARGAPSLDIIAVDELAQSAERALRGDPAGAFGYGTAVGYPPLREWIAERQSVPVERVVTTNGSMQADAFLFELMVDPGDVVVVEAPTYDRTLLSLQKLGAQVLAIPLEPDGIDVEALAAALEEGLRPKLAHVIPNFQNPAGYTLSLDKRRRLLELAEQYDFVIFEDDPYIELRFEGERLPTMLSMDRADKVVYASSFSKTVCPGIRVGYLVGPEPVIGAIVKLATETYISPSMVSQAIVTEFCRSGAIESSIETVKNALRERRDALASALRRELPEAKFVEPDGGYFLWVELPEGSDVDVLFENARDRGLVFVKGTDFLIEGGQNTLRIAYSGVTPAEIDEGVSRLAEAYRGVADAAA, from the coding sequence ATGGCTGAGCAGAAGCTGATCTCGTTCGCGCGCGGCGCGCCGTCGCTCGACATCATCGCGGTCGACGAGCTCGCGCAATCCGCCGAGCGCGCTCTGCGCGGCGATCCCGCCGGAGCGTTCGGCTATGGCACCGCCGTCGGCTATCCCCCGCTGCGCGAGTGGATCGCCGAGAGGCAGTCGGTGCCGGTCGAGCGCGTGGTCACGACGAACGGGTCAATGCAGGCGGACGCATTCCTCTTCGAGCTGATGGTGGACCCCGGCGACGTGGTGGTGGTTGAGGCGCCCACGTACGACCGCACACTGCTGTCGCTCCAGAAGCTGGGGGCGCAGGTGCTGGCGATCCCCCTCGAGCCGGACGGCATCGATGTGGAGGCGCTGGCGGCGGCCCTCGAGGAGGGCCTCAGGCCGAAGCTCGCGCACGTGATTCCGAACTTCCAGAACCCCGCGGGCTACACGCTGTCGCTCGACAAGCGGCGCCGGCTGCTCGAGCTCGCCGAGCAGTACGACTTCGTGATCTTCGAGGACGACCCCTACATCGAGCTTCGCTTCGAGGGCGAGCGACTCCCCACCATGCTGTCGATGGACCGCGCCGACAAGGTGGTGTACGCGTCTTCGTTCTCGAAGACGGTCTGCCCCGGCATACGCGTGGGCTACCTCGTCGGTCCAGAGCCGGTGATCGGGGCGATCGTGAAGCTCGCCACCGAGACCTACATCTCGCCGAGCATGGTGTCCCAGGCGATCGTCACGGAGTTCTGCCGCTCGGGCGCGATCGAAAGCTCGATCGAGACGGTGAAGAACGCGCTGCGCGAGCGGCGCGACGCACTCGCTAGCGCGCTGCGCCGGGAGCTCCCGGAGGCGAAGTTCGTGGAGCCGGACGGTGGCTACTTCCTCTGGGTCGAGTTGCCGGAGGGCAGCGACGTGGACGTGCTCTTCGAGAACGCGCGCGACCGCGGCCTCGTGTTCGTGAAGGGCACGGACTTCCTGATCGAGGGTGGGCAGAACACGCTGCGCATCGCTTACTCGGGCGTGACGCCGGCGGAGATCGACGAGGGCGTCTCCCGGCTGGCCGAGGCATACCGCGGCGTGGCGGACGCCGCCGCGTGA
- a CDS encoding HAD-IA family hydrolase produces MPLPKDVRFVSFDCYGTLIDWESGAFDAYQKEADREGFTIDRSVLMPLFLDIQHEIQGGSYELYAEVLRRTAVRSAKEMGWDLEPSRSNFLPNSVPAWPAFRETNAQLERFAKKFDIGILSNIDDKLLGATRRHFRVDFDLVVTAQQVRSYKPDPAHFKECQRRIEGKKGWVHIASGYHADVEPCIKAKIPVIWVNRHGDPLEAGQKKPDAEVKTLRDAAKLLGVA; encoded by the coding sequence GTGCCACTACCCAAAGACGTCCGCTTCGTGAGCTTCGACTGCTACGGCACCCTTATCGACTGGGAGTCGGGCGCTTTCGACGCGTACCAGAAGGAAGCCGACCGAGAGGGCTTCACCATCGACCGGAGCGTGCTGATGCCGCTGTTCCTGGACATCCAGCACGAAATTCAGGGCGGCTCCTACGAGCTCTACGCGGAGGTCCTGAGGCGGACGGCAGTGCGGTCAGCCAAGGAGATGGGCTGGGACCTCGAGCCCTCGCGCTCCAACTTCCTGCCGAACAGCGTGCCCGCGTGGCCCGCCTTCCGTGAGACCAACGCGCAGCTCGAGCGCTTCGCCAAGAAGTTCGACATCGGGATCCTGTCGAACATCGACGACAAGCTGCTCGGCGCCACACGGAGGCATTTCCGCGTGGACTTCGACCTCGTGGTCACCGCGCAGCAGGTGCGCAGCTACAAGCCGGATCCCGCCCACTTCAAGGAGTGCCAGCGCCGGATCGAAGGCAAGAAGGGCTGGGTGCACATCGCGAGCGGCTACCACGCCGACGTGGAGCCGTGCATCAAGGCGAAGATCCCCGTGATCTGGGTGAACCGCCACGGCGACCCTCTCGAGGCCGGCCAGAAGAAGCCGGATGCCGAGGTGAAGACGCTGCGCGACGCCGCCAAGCTCCTGGGCGTGGCGTAA
- a CDS encoding DUF554 domain-containing protein — MLTGTFINVGTVLLGTLIGTLVGSRLPGSLQERVMAGLGLVTLVIGVDLALAWRDTNSLYVLGGVLLGGLVGEAIGIERALQSFGDRIQRAVSRGRHSTVSEAFVTASLLFCVGPLTVVGSIQNGLTGDYQALATKAMLDGFASIALASTLGWGVALAAGTVLVIQGTLSLGAGLFKDVLPEGGEALAALTSAGGVLIIGISLKLLALKDVKVGNFLPALVIAPGLVGLVMLFR, encoded by the coding sequence TTGCTCACCGGCACGTTCATCAACGTAGGCACCGTTCTACTGGGCACGCTCATCGGCACGCTCGTGGGGAGCCGCCTTCCCGGCTCGCTCCAGGAGCGCGTGATGGCGGGGCTCGGCCTGGTCACGCTCGTCATAGGCGTGGACCTCGCGCTCGCGTGGCGGGACACGAACTCGCTGTATGTGCTCGGCGGAGTGCTGCTCGGCGGGCTGGTGGGCGAGGCGATCGGGATCGAGCGGGCCCTCCAGTCGTTCGGTGACCGCATCCAGCGAGCGGTGTCGCGTGGCCGGCACTCCACGGTGAGCGAAGCGTTCGTCACCGCCAGCCTTCTCTTCTGCGTGGGGCCGCTCACCGTGGTCGGCTCGATCCAGAACGGGCTGACCGGCGACTACCAGGCGCTCGCCACGAAGGCGATGCTGGACGGCTTCGCCTCGATCGCCCTTGCCTCCACGCTCGGCTGGGGCGTGGCGCTGGCCGCGGGCACCGTGCTGGTGATCCAGGGAACGCTGTCGCTCGGGGCCGGCCTGTTCAAGGACGTCCTGCCCGAGGGAGGCGAGGCACTGGCCGCGCTCACGAGCGCCGGCGGCGTGCTCATCATCGGCATCTCGCTGAAGCTCCTCGCCCTGAAGGACGTGAAGGTGGGGAACTTCCTGCCGGCCCTGGTGATCGCGCCCGGGCTGGTGGGGCTCGTGATGCTGTTCCGCTAG
- a CDS encoding ATP-dependent DNA ligase, whose amino-acid sequence MALPLKPPVKPQLARPAKELPGGDGWRFEPKWDGFRTIVFRDGDDVQLQSRNGRPMNRYFPEVVEQVLQLPGRRLVLDGEMIVVVDGIQEFDLLSQRIHPAASRVKLLSEQTPAGFVAFDLLAEEDEVLFDLPYAERRERLAAAIEDPVQLTPCTDDADAAQVWFTGRSEGVIAKKADAPYCPGERTGMMKIKRVRTADTVVMAFRFGKEEGTVGSLILGLYDDDGQLHVVGHTSGFTAKQKRELIDKLEPYRTYERGSGEPSRWKSDEELVWEGLRPELVVEVAFDHITGHRIRHGAKFQRWREDKEPQECRMEQLLP is encoded by the coding sequence ATGGCCCTTCCACTGAAGCCCCCTGTGAAGCCGCAGCTCGCGCGCCCCGCCAAGGAACTTCCAGGCGGAGACGGCTGGCGCTTCGAGCCGAAATGGGACGGCTTTCGCACGATCGTGTTCCGCGACGGCGACGACGTCCAGCTCCAGTCGCGCAACGGCCGCCCGATGAACCGCTACTTCCCCGAGGTGGTGGAGCAGGTGCTCCAGCTGCCGGGCCGGCGGCTCGTGCTCGACGGCGAGATGATCGTTGTGGTGGACGGCATCCAGGAGTTCGACCTTCTCAGCCAGCGCATCCACCCCGCGGCCTCGCGCGTGAAGCTTCTGTCGGAGCAGACTCCCGCGGGCTTCGTCGCGTTCGACCTGCTGGCGGAGGAGGACGAGGTGCTGTTCGACCTGCCATATGCCGAGCGGCGTGAGCGGCTCGCGGCGGCGATCGAGGATCCGGTGCAGCTCACCCCGTGCACCGATGATGCCGACGCCGCCCAGGTGTGGTTCACCGGTCGCTCCGAGGGTGTGATCGCGAAGAAGGCGGACGCTCCCTACTGCCCCGGCGAGCGCACCGGGATGATGAAGATCAAGCGAGTGCGGACGGCGGACACCGTGGTGATGGCCTTTCGCTTCGGCAAGGAGGAGGGGACGGTGGGCTCGCTCATCCTCGGCCTCTACGACGACGATGGCCAGCTGCACGTGGTGGGCCACACCTCGGGCTTCACCGCCAAGCAAAAACGCGAGCTGATCGACAAGCTCGAGCCGTACCGCACCTATGAGCGCGGCTCCGGTGAGCCGTCGCGCTGGAAGTCCGACGAGGAGCTCGTGTGGGAAGGGCTGCGGCCCGAGCTCGTGGTGGAGGTGGCGTTCGACCACATCACCGGCCACCGCATCCGCCACGGCGCGAAGTTCCAGCGCTGGCGCGAGGACAAGGAGCCGCAGGAGTGCCGGATGGAGCAGCTCCTGCCGTAG